A stretch of the Campylobacter sp. 19-13652 genome encodes the following:
- the gyrB gene encoding DNA topoisomerase (ATP-hydrolyzing) subunit B translates to MEEKKNYDEGSIKVLKGLEAVRKRPGMYIGDTNIGGLHHMIYEVVDNSIDEAMAGYCDTIDIEITREGSCIVKDNGRGIPVGMHPTENMPTATVVLTVLHAGGKFDKDTYKVSGGLHGVGVSVVNALSKKLVVEIKREGQVHRQEFAKGKPTSELEVIKTTNRTGTSVEFWVDDEIFEVTEFDKNILSKRFKELAYLNPKITINFKDQRDGFSESYHFEGGLESFVNDMNKSAPVSKTVAFSGGEDDVVVDFALMYNETYSENLVSFVNNIKTPDGGTHEAGFRAGLTRVITNYIAANASVREKDTKITGDDIREGLIAVVSVKVPEPQFEGQTKGKLGSSYVKPIVQKMTFEVLSKYFEENPIEARAIMNKALMAARGREAAKKARDLTRKKEGLSVGTLPGKLADCQSKDASISELYLVEGDSAGGSAKQGRDRVFQAILPLKGKILNVEKARLDKILKSDEIKNMITALGCGIAEEFDFEKLRYHKIIIMTDADVDGSHIQTLLLTFFFRFLRPVVDSGCIYLAQPPLYRYKKGKKEIYLKDDRALNEFLIETGIEGVEFEGLGNNDLIDFLKIVAAYRSVLRELEKRFNIISAIRYMIENPDVISQDYAGIFASLKEYLSSQGFNILNSYVSDDEIRIYVQTDSGLEELIVNDTLFANPLYEEAVYIQGKIKERELDFGKDIIEILDEIEKNAKKGAYIQRYKGLGEMNPEQLWETTMNPENRRLLKIDIADAASASETFNLFMGDEVEPRRNYIQEHAKDVKHLDV, encoded by the coding sequence ATGGAAGAAAAGAAAAACTACGACGAAGGCAGTATTAAGGTCCTAAAAGGGCTTGAAGCCGTGCGAAAACGCCCTGGTATGTATATCGGAGATACCAACATCGGCGGACTTCATCATATGATTTACGAAGTGGTCGATAACTCCATAGACGAAGCTATGGCAGGATACTGCGACACCATAGATATTGAAATCACTAGGGAGGGCAGCTGTATCGTAAAAGATAATGGCCGCGGCATACCAGTGGGAATGCACCCAACCGAAAATATGCCAACAGCAACGGTCGTCCTTACCGTGCTTCACGCTGGGGGTAAGTTTGATAAAGACACCTATAAAGTCAGCGGGGGCTTGCACGGCGTGGGGGTTTCAGTCGTAAATGCCCTATCAAAAAAACTCGTAGTTGAGATAAAACGTGAAGGTCAGGTTCATAGGCAAGAATTTGCCAAAGGCAAGCCAACAAGCGAGCTAGAAGTGATAAAAACGACTAATCGCACAGGCACGAGCGTGGAGTTTTGGGTCGATGATGAGATATTTGAAGTAACGGAATTTGATAAAAATATCCTTTCAAAACGCTTTAAGGAACTCGCCTACCTAAACCCAAAAATCACCATAAATTTTAAAGATCAGCGTGATGGATTTAGCGAAAGCTACCACTTTGAAGGGGGGCTTGAGAGCTTTGTAAATGATATGAACAAATCAGCCCCAGTCTCAAAAACGGTCGCCTTTAGCGGCGGCGAAGACGACGTGGTGGTCGATTTTGCGCTAATGTATAATGAGACTTACAGCGAGAATTTAGTCAGCTTTGTAAATAACATAAAAACCCCAGACGGCGGCACGCACGAAGCTGGCTTTAGAGCTGGGCTTACAAGGGTCATTACAAACTACATCGCAGCAAACGCTAGCGTGCGTGAAAAGGACACCAAAATCACAGGCGATGACATCAGAGAAGGGCTAATCGCTGTGGTAAGCGTCAAAGTGCCAGAACCGCAGTTTGAGGGGCAGACAAAGGGCAAGCTAGGCAGCAGTTACGTAAAGCCTATCGTTCAAAAGATGACTTTTGAAGTGCTTAGTAAGTATTTTGAAGAAAATCCTATCGAAGCCAGGGCGATAATGAATAAAGCCCTAATGGCAGCTCGTGGGCGTGAAGCGGCTAAAAAAGCGCGCGATCTAACCCGCAAAAAAGAGGGTCTTAGCGTGGGCACCCTACCTGGTAAGCTAGCCGATTGCCAGAGCAAGGACGCTAGCATTAGCGAGCTGTATCTTGTCGAGGGCGATAGTGCTGGTGGGTCAGCAAAGCAGGGGCGAGATAGGGTCTTTCAGGCGATTTTACCGCTAAAGGGTAAAATCCTAAACGTCGAAAAAGCACGCCTTGATAAAATTTTAAAATCAGACGAGATAAAAAATATGATAACGGCTCTTGGTTGTGGCATCGCTGAAGAGTTTGACTTTGAAAAGCTAAGGTATCATAAAATCATCATAATGACCGATGCTGACGTCGATGGTAGCCATATTCAGACACTGCTTCTAACGTTCTTTTTCCGCTTTTTGCGTCCAGTTGTGGATAGTGGCTGCATCTACCTAGCCCAGCCGCCGCTTTACCGCTACAAAAAGGGCAAAAAAGAAATTTATCTAAAAGATGACCGCGCTTTAAATGAGTTTTTAATCGAGACTGGAATTGAAGGTGTTGAATTTGAAGGCCTGGGAAATAACGATCTAATCGACTTTTTAAAGATAGTAGCAGCCTACCGCAGCGTGCTTCGTGAGCTAGAAAAACGCTTTAATATCATCTCCGCCATTAGATATATGATAGAAAATCCAGACGTCATCTCGCAAGATTATGCTGGGATTTTTGCTTCTTTAAAGGAGTATTTAAGCTCTCAAGGCTTTAATATCCTAAACTCATACGTAAGCGACGATGAGATACGAATTTACGTCCAAACAGATAGCGGACTTGAAGAGCTAATAGTAAATGACACTCTCTTTGCAAATCCGCTTTATGAGGAGGCTGTTTATATCCAGGGTAAGATAAAAGAGCGCGAGCTTGACTTTGGCAAGGACATAATCGAAATCCTAGACGAGATAGAGAAAAACGCTAAAAAAGGGGCGTATATCCAGCGATATAAGGGTCTTGGCGAGATGAATCCAGAGCAGCTTTGGGAGACAACGATGAATCCAGAAAACCGCCGTCTGCTAAAGATCGATATAGCAGACGCTGCAAGCGCTAGCGAGACCTTTAATCTTTTTATGGGTGATGAAGTAGAACCTCGCAGAAACTACATTCAAGAGCATGCAAAAGATGTCAAGCATCTTGATGTGTAG
- the dnaA gene encoding chromosomal replication initiator protein DnaA: MDYDALASDLRAKIPQNEYDSYIAQLSIDKKQSSKEHITFNAPNEIIARFVQTRYADKISAIAEIKTGVRAAISIQVAGKTPKQNSPVKPTSSVPSSPLNPAYTFDSFVIGDSNQFAYGICEQASKNPGKVYNPIFIYGPTGLGKTHLLQAFGNECLKQQKTVIYVTSEQFINDYVSHLKNNSMNKFQEKYRNCDALLIDDVQFLGKTERIQEEFFHTFNALHTKQAQILMTSDRPPKTLKGFEERLVSRFEWGMTPDITPPDLETKIVIIQKKCEFNNITLSKDVIEYIAVNMGDNIREIEGAITEIAAFSRMIGQSITLDFAKNIIKNRIKERLENVSLDDIIAVVSRELNIKPSEIKSKSRAQNIAKARSIVIYLAKTLTPNSMPQIASYFSMKDHSAVSKNIKKTTENMQNDDEFRLLVDEIHAKIVSK, from the coding sequence ATAGATTATGACGCCCTTGCTAGCGATCTGCGCGCAAAAATCCCACAAAATGAGTACGACTCATACATAGCGCAACTTAGCATAGACAAAAAACAAAGCAGCAAAGAGCATATCACATTTAACGCACCAAATGAGATAATAGCTAGATTTGTGCAAACTCGCTATGCCGATAAAATATCTGCAATAGCCGAAATAAAAACTGGCGTAAGGGCTGCTATTAGCATACAAGTAGCCGGCAAAACTCCAAAGCAAAACTCCCCAGTAAAGCCCACTTCCAGCGTCCCATCAAGCCCGCTAAATCCAGCCTATACATTTGATAGCTTTGTCATAGGAGATTCTAATCAATTCGCCTATGGAATCTGCGAACAAGCAAGCAAAAATCCTGGCAAAGTCTACAACCCCATATTTATCTACGGACCAACTGGACTTGGTAAAACGCACCTGCTACAAGCCTTTGGTAATGAGTGCTTAAAGCAGCAAAAAACGGTGATTTACGTAACAAGCGAGCAGTTTATAAACGACTATGTAAGCCATTTAAAAAATAACTCTATGAATAAATTTCAAGAAAAATACCGAAATTGCGACGCTTTGCTAATAGACGACGTGCAGTTTTTGGGAAAAACAGAGCGCATTCAAGAGGAGTTTTTCCACACTTTTAACGCCCTTCATACAAAGCAAGCTCAAATTCTAATGACCTCAGACCGTCCTCCAAAGACACTAAAAGGCTTTGAAGAGCGCCTTGTCTCGCGATTTGAATGGGGTATGACGCCTGATATCACTCCGCCAGATTTAGAAACAAAAATCGTCATAATCCAGAAAAAATGCGAATTTAATAACATAACACTAAGTAAAGACGTAATCGAATATATCGCCGTAAATATGGGAGACAATATACGAGAGATAGAGGGAGCAATAACCGAAATAGCGGCATTTTCAAGAATGATAGGACAAAGCATTACACTTGATTTTGCAAAAAATATCATAAAAAATCGTATAAAAGAGCGCCTTGAAAATGTAAGTTTAGATGACATAATAGCTGTAGTAAGCCGCGAACTAAATATAAAGCCAAGCGAGATAAAATCAAAATCACGTGCACAAAACATAGCAAAAGCTCGCTCTATAGTTATATATCTAGCCAAAACTTTAACACCAAATTCAATGCCGCAAATTGCGAGTTATTTTAGTATGAAGGATCACAGCGCCGTAAGCAAAAACATCAAAAAAACAACTGAAAACATGCAAAATGATGACGAATTTAGACTTTTAGTCGATGAAATTCATGCAAAAATAGTAAGCAAATAA
- a CDS encoding HD domain-containing protein, whose product MLSAKIIEHILKAASISRWNDYPKMVSLVELDKQAHKFIIAYFIAKLENDVDMNYIIEAGIFEFLSRVVVTDIRPDVFRHIQRTKKQQVNGWILTKLEPIFSNMNDSEFFAGLRRYLLDDDSTHKKERLILKAASYLATRWEFGIVYQTSQFLSGIDELKAKVDEELEDYYELIGVRKIAMNQKLARLVDLSGRLRFQKRWAQTPRIPETAVLGHMLVVAILSYFYSLAVGACKKRLENNFFCALFHDLPESLTRDIISPVKYGVDGLNEIINEYEMRLIDERILPFVPESFRAEFSYILGISESGGRLVKDEFENRTYQRTSMRHDGTMDNVNEDKFNAIDGKALKYCDKFAAYIEAGLSISYGVKSNELESGFKNMYEFFQKNPRIEGVDFFKIVNDFDDYFKINVNKNS is encoded by the coding sequence ATGCTAAGCGCTAAAATCATCGAGCATATCCTAAAAGCCGCCTCTATCTCTCGCTGGAACGACTATCCAAAGATGGTAAGCCTAGTCGAGCTTGATAAACAAGCGCATAAATTTATCATCGCGTATTTTATCGCTAAGCTCGAAAATGACGTCGATATGAACTATATTATAGAGGCTGGGATTTTTGAGTTTTTAAGTCGTGTGGTGGTTACTGACATACGCCCTGACGTCTTTCGCCATATTCAGCGTACCAAAAAGCAGCAGGTAAATGGCTGGATACTAACTAAGCTTGAGCCTATTTTTAGCAATATGAATGATAGTGAGTTTTTTGCTGGGCTTAGGAGATATTTGCTAGATGATGATAGCACTCATAAAAAGGAGCGGCTTATCCTAAAGGCGGCTAGCTATCTTGCCACACGCTGGGAGTTTGGCATAGTATATCAGACAAGCCAGTTTTTAAGCGGTATTGACGAGCTAAAGGCAAAGGTCGATGAGGAGCTGGAGGATTATTACGAGCTAATAGGCGTACGTAAAATCGCTATGAATCAAAAGCTAGCGCGACTTGTTGATCTAAGCGGACGGCTGCGATTTCAAAAGCGTTGGGCGCAGACGCCACGCATTCCTGAGACTGCGGTTTTGGGGCATATGCTAGTAGTGGCGATTTTAAGCTATTTTTACAGCCTAGCTGTGGGTGCGTGTAAAAAAAGGCTTGAGAATAACTTTTTTTGTGCGCTCTTTCACGATTTGCCCGAAAGCTTAACGCGCGATATAATAAGCCCTGTAAAATACGGCGTGGATGGGCTAAATGAGATAATCAATGAGTATGAGATGCGGCTTATTGATGAGCGAATCTTGCCATTTGTGCCTGAGAGTTTTAGGGCGGAGTTTAGCTATATTTTGGGTATTAGTGAGAGTGGTGGACGGCTTGTAAAGGATGAGTTTGAAAATCGTACCTACCAGCGTACTTCAATGCGCCATGATGGGACAATGGATAACGTTAATGAGGATAAATTTAACGCAATCGACGGTAAAGCGCTAAAATACTGCGATAAATTTGCCGCTTATATCGAAGCTGGGCTTAGTATCAGCTATGGCGTAAAGTCAAACGAGCTAGAGAGCGGCTTTAAAAATATGTATGAATTTTTCCAAAAAAACCCAAGAATAGAAGGGGTGGATTTTTTCAAAATAGTTAATGACTTTGACGATTATTTTAAGATTAATGTAAATAAAAATAGTTAG
- the queF gene encoding preQ(1) synthase, with protein MKYGEKIINEFDVEKDLEIWENKHERDYTIKITLPEFACLCPRSGYPDFATIYLEYVPDKFVVELKAIKLYINSFMHRNISHEDSINEIYSVLERKLKPKFMRITGDFNPRGNVHTLIEISSDSVDKFKKC; from the coding sequence ATGAAATACGGAGAGAAAATAATAAACGAATTTGACGTCGAAAAAGACTTAGAAATCTGGGAGAATAAGCACGAAAGGGATTATACGATAAAAATCACACTGCCCGAGTTTGCCTGCCTTTGCCCACGTAGCGGCTACCCTGATTTTGCGACGATTTACCTGGAGTACGTGCCTGATAAATTTGTCGTCGAGCTAAAGGCGATAAAGCTTTACATCAATAGTTTTATGCACCGAAATATCAGCCATGAGGATAGCATAAATGAGATTTACTCAGTGCTTGAGCGAAAGCTAAAGCCAAAGTTTATGCGAATAACAGGCGATTTTAACCCACGCGGTAACGTGCATACGCTAATCGAAATAAGCTCAGACAGCGTGGATAAATTTAAAAAATGCTAA
- the dnaN gene encoding DNA polymerase III subunit beta, with the protein MKVLIGKSTLESIVTNTNPYLEKKDASAITSHIYISAKDGTLNIRATDHEIGLAYRLNNAKIVDEGSATANGKKLLDIIKSLKDDEVMLEAINNYLYIKQKNSKYKLPMYKFEDFPSFPNVDGKNKFNVDSIMLGRSLKKILTSIDTNNPKYELNGALLDIKKDHINIVGTDTKRLSVYRLEANGDSEFSLIIPKKAINEIQKLFYDKIEIYYDENILIAQSENFEFFTKLINGKYPDYERVIPKDLKQVIKLNRDKMIEGMKTISIISELMKITFEPNSILFESVVDDNSEAKTTIEFNTNVSESFSIGVKNRYLLDFLAGIEDSEFELGFNDAGLAFVVSSKELKTVIMPINV; encoded by the coding sequence ATGAAAGTCCTAATAGGCAAAAGCACACTTGAATCAATAGTAACAAACACAAACCCATACTTAGAAAAAAAAGATGCAAGCGCAATCACATCTCATATATATATAAGTGCAAAAGATGGGACTTTAAATATAAGAGCAACTGACCATGAAATAGGACTAGCTTATAGACTTAATAACGCTAAAATAGTAGATGAAGGAAGTGCTACGGCAAACGGTAAAAAACTGCTTGATATAATAAAAAGCTTAAAAGATGATGAAGTAATGCTTGAAGCGATTAATAACTATCTATACATAAAGCAAAAAAACTCAAAGTACAAACTACCGATGTATAAATTTGAGGATTTTCCAAGCTTTCCAAATGTAGATGGTAAGAATAAATTTAATGTAGATAGCATAATGCTAGGTAGAAGCCTTAAAAAAATCCTCACTAGCATAGATACAAATAACCCAAAATATGAGCTAAACGGAGCGTTATTAGACATTAAAAAAGACCACATTAATATAGTTGGTACTGACACTAAAAGATTATCCGTTTACCGTTTAGAAGCAAACGGGGATAGCGAGTTTTCTCTAATAATCCCAAAAAAAGCAATAAATGAAATTCAAAAGCTATTTTATGATAAGATAGAAATTTATTATGATGAGAATATACTAATAGCACAGAGTGAAAATTTTGAGTTCTTTACTAAGCTAATAAATGGTAAATATCCAGACTATGAAAGAGTCATACCAAAGGATTTAAAACAGGTAATTAAGCTAAACAGAGATAAAATGATAGAGGGTATGAAAACAATATCTATAATAAGTGAGCTAATGAAAATCACCTTTGAGCCAAATAGCATACTTTTTGAAAGTGTAGTAGATGATAACAGCGAGGCAAAAACAACTATAGAATTTAATACAAATGTAAGTGAAAGCTTTAGTATAGGCGTGAAAAATCGATATTTATTAGACTTTTTAGCTGGGATTGAGGATAGTGAATTTGAACTTGGATTTAACGACGCTGGGTTAGCATTTGTCGTAAGCTCAAAAGAGCTAAAAACAGTAATAATGCCAATAAATGTGTAA
- a CDS encoding autotransporter domain-containing protein: MKIKLSLVLSSIILNNTLYAIDDGEITKSKFFLIGAKASSRSSIASNIVDKSAHQSEFATLNSKIIDPEYQKELIQSVQTKEGLEKFIANLPDKKTNVYKRAIEQKQSDYLKKTIQDIQQGYYSTLNTAQIQEYKEKLNEEQKKEFEKLTQDAIVEKLKDEIPAVYKEALSSPEYKIFDSNSWDKNDVSVMMLGKNGSDSINSVIVNYEFDKANLYTRPERSEGDNDINFVYLTNGDNKTNITYNISSPNISFDIGISAQTPIIGKNSNLTINMPNNTKKVNLKDISVGFSDERIDDISLINGIDSKSLFKLTTKGDIIVRENNDNQIKLNNGATYELISEGDIEFDSALTTKVKTYDKKYYESEEKEKPNERWEYQVLDIADGANFRLKANNIQNKGFIIASGNGGSANIEANKFTNGNEAQSNMINAGDLVQIEIINDDKPHEAYEFNTKAKVKNKNFLLAKDSGEVKIKSKTVKNSGIMANMGGKFKIEGNLDTTNGTIIAGQSAANSELGGFYVTGATVLGENTKIGLALHKDSTPLKGDTAYNILISNGGILGDEALKEENIYFLKVSGNAKSLKIDEVKNTTEAKADSKYLKVNVDSSNNNLYYTLALTEEALKKPISELIVVNQPEPSSSNQTPEANNTAEPEKTQTNETKATESESSEKTQENKPNSSDEKAEETDKTAQDKPSKTPTTTDDEDEIIASKEDEEEKPQSKQPQKRPELSKEQIQALTPKIDSLKNITKTYGVSMFSEYEKAIKDNDQNSAYMLYDSFNNIEKSTQEFTKTIAKKQNIQNIINLSSAMNTQTRLAKLSDPMANYFATRELIEELNGEQYARSLIILSDVEDELVTRLREKKAVVNNTNTPNSFWFNTVGSKGKLGDDATLKMAGFSIGIDKQNDDNIIGVYSMLAKSKATSGDAKSDTNHVQFGSYARFFNGNYEIDLNGFYTLGINKNQRNMQFFGDNLNYNSKGNSHTFGLGSSFGYAFSVFDSGIIKPSIGTNFYITHLPELKEDGELGLKRDSSTSTLASITANVELRYYMLGGGYFYLVPGLESEIYKKDDSKISFNGYDTIAQSVSGTSKKTYATILGGTELKMTPNSSFNLGLGTKISGDEKYYNVNAGFKVKF, from the coding sequence ATGAAAATAAAACTGTCATTGGTGCTATCAAGCATAATATTAAATAACACACTCTACGCTATAGATGATGGTGAGATAACTAAGAGTAAATTTTTCCTAATTGGTGCAAAGGCAAGCAGTAGAAGTAGCATAGCATCAAATATTGTAGATAAAAGCGCACATCAATCTGAATTTGCTACGCTAAATAGCAAAATAATAGATCCAGAGTATCAAAAAGAGCTAATCCAGTCCGTGCAAACTAAAGAAGGGTTAGAGAAATTTATAGCAAATTTGCCAGATAAAAAAACTAATGTCTATAAAAGAGCCATAGAGCAAAAGCAGAGCGATTATCTAAAAAAGACTATCCAAGATATACAGCAAGGCTACTATAGCACGCTAAATACTGCACAAATTCAAGAGTACAAAGAGAAGCTTAACGAGGAGCAGAAAAAGGAATTTGAAAAGCTAACACAAGACGCTATTGTTGAGAAATTAAAAGATGAAATACCGGCAGTATATAAAGAAGCATTATCTTCACCAGAGTATAAAATATTTGATAGTAACTCATGGGATAAAAATGATGTCTCGGTTATGATGTTGGGAAAAAATGGAAGCGATAGTATAAATTCTGTAATAGTTAACTATGAATTTGATAAAGCAAACCTATACACAAGACCCGAAAGGAGTGAAGGCGACAATGATATAAATTTTGTATATTTAACAAATGGAGATAATAAAACAAATATAACTTATAATATTTCAAGTCCTAATATTAGTTTTGATATAGGTATAAGTGCTCAAACCCCAATAATAGGGAAAAACTCAAATCTAACAATAAATATGCCAAATAATACAAAAAAGGTAAATTTAAAAGATATAAGTGTGGGATTTTCTGATGAGAGAATTGATGATATAAGTCTAATAAACGGTATAGACTCAAAAAGCTTATTCAAGTTAACAACAAAAGGCGACATAATAGTAAGAGAAAATAACGACAATCAAATAAAGCTAAATAATGGCGCAACATATGAGTTAATAAGTGAAGGAGATATTGAATTTGACAGCGCTTTAACAACCAAAGTAAAAACATATGATAAAAAATACTATGAAAGCGAAGAAAAAGAAAAACCAAATGAAAGATGGGAGTATCAAGTGCTAGATATAGCAGATGGGGCAAATTTTCGCTTAAAGGCAAATAATATCCAAAATAAAGGCTTTATAATAGCTAGCGGCAACGGTGGCAGTGCTAACATAGAAGCTAATAAATTTACAAACGGAAATGAAGCCCAATCCAATATGATAAATGCTGGGGATTTAGTACAAATTGAAATAATAAACGATGACAAACCTCACGAAGCTTATGAATTTAATACTAAAGCCAAAGTAAAGAATAAAAACTTCCTTCTAGCAAAAGACTCTGGCGAAGTAAAAATAAAAAGCAAAACAGTAAAAAATAGTGGCATAATGGCAAATATGGGTGGTAAATTTAAAATAGAAGGAAACCTTGACACAACAAACGGTACTATAATAGCAGGGCAAAGCGCAGCTAATAGCGAGCTAGGTGGATTTTATGTAACTGGCGCAACCGTCCTAGGCGAAAATACAAAAATAGGGCTAGCCTTGCATAAAGATAGCACACCACTAAAGGGGGATACAGCATATAATATACTAATAAGTAATGGTGGGATACTAGGAGATGAAGCCCTAAAAGAAGAAAATATATACTTTTTAAAAGTAAGTGGAAATGCTAAGAGCCTAAAAATAGATGAGGTAAAAAATACAACCGAGGCAAAAGCCGATAGCAAATACCTAAAAGTAAATGTAGATTCATCAAACAATAACCTATACTACACTCTAGCACTCACTGAAGAAGCACTAAAAAAGCCTATCAGTGAGCTAATAGTAGTAAATCAACCGGAACCATCAAGCTCAAATCAAACTCCAGAAGCTAATAATACAGCTGAACCAGAAAAAACTCAGACGAATGAAACAAAAGCCACAGAGAGTGAAAGCTCAGAAAAAACTCAAGAAAATAAGCCAAACTCAAGCGATGAAAAAGCCGAAGAAACAGATAAAACAGCGCAAGACAAACCAAGTAAAACACCTACAACAACAGATGACGAAGATGAAATAATAGCTTCAAAAGAAGATGAAGAAGAAAAACCTCAAAGCAAACAACCTCAAAAAAGACCTGAATTAAGCAAAGAGCAAATACAAGCCTTAACGCCTAAGATAGATAGTCTAAAAAATATAACAAAAACATATGGGGTTAGTATGTTTAGCGAGTATGAAAAAGCTATAAAAGACAACGACCAAAACTCGGCATATATGTTATACGATAGCTTTAATAATATAGAAAAATCTACACAAGAATTTACTAAAACCATAGCAAAAAAACAAAATATCCAAAATATAATAAATCTAAGTAGTGCCATGAACACCCAAACTCGATTAGCAAAACTAAGCGACCCTATGGCAAATTATTTTGCTACAAGAGAACTGATAGAAGAATTAAATGGCGAACAGTATGCACGCTCGCTAATCATACTAAGCGATGTTGAGGATGAGCTAGTAACTCGCCTAAGAGAGAAAAAAGCTGTAGTAAATAATACAAATACACCAAATAGCTTCTGGTTTAACACAGTAGGCTCAAAAGGCAAACTAGGAGATGATGCAACTCTAAAAATGGCTGGCTTTAGCATAGGTATCGATAAGCAAAATGATGATAACATAATAGGCGTTTACTCAATGCTAGCTAAATCAAAAGCCACTTCAGGTGATGCAAAATCAGACACAAATCACGTACAATTTGGCAGCTATGCTAGATTTTTTAATGGAAATTATGAGATTGATTTAAATGGCTTTTACACACTAGGTATAAATAAAAATCAAAGAAATATGCAGTTTTTTGGAGATAATCTAAACTACAATAGCAAAGGAAATAGCCATACATTTGGACTTGGTAGTAGCTTTGGATATGCATTTAGTGTGTTTGATAGCGGTATAATAAAGCCTAGCATAGGTACAAATTTTTATATCACACATCTGCCTGAATTAAAAGAAGACGGCGAACTAGGACTAAAAAGAGATAGCTCAACCAGTACTTTAGCAAGTATAACTGCAAACGTGGAATTAAGATATTATATGCTAGGTGGTGGATATTTTTACTTAGTACCTGGGCTTGAGAGTGAGATATATAAAAAAGATGATAGTAAAATTAGCTTTAACGGATACGACACAATCGCCCAAAGCGTATCTGGAACTAGTAAGAAAACCTACGCTACTATTTTAGGCGGTACTGAGCTTAAAATGACTCCAAATTCATCATTTAACTTAGGGCTTGGTACGAAAATAAGCGGGGACGAGAAATACTACAACGTCAATGCTGGCTTTAAAGTTAAATTTTAA